The sequence TTCCGCGTATTGAATAATTGTGCGTGCTTTAGGAGCCATCTTTGAGCCGGGAGGAATGATGTCCATTTGCCGGGGGATTGCGAAAGTTCCCACGGCCACCTCCGCACCTTTTGGTGTAGGCGTGTCAGCCTGATTTCGCCTATTCCCTGTAACGACCCTTGCGATGATTCACGTTACGTTCTCCATGGCACACTTATCCTGGCAGTACGGCTACGTTAGGCTCGCAGCTTTCCCACGTTGTCCCACAGGCTTCCCACCCCGCCGTTACCAGCGACGCAGGCTGTGGTAGGATTACCCCAAATGGATAGGGCAGCTTGTTCAGCAATTCAATTACGCGACTTCGTGTCGCACTTCATCCTCCGGGTCGCAGATGATGACATTATCCTTCGTGGTCAGCATGACATAGGTGATCTCCCGCTTGCAGCTCATGGACTTGCCGCTGCCCGGCGTGCCGAACACAAGACCGTTGGGGCATCGGGACTGCTTGCGGTCCAGCAGGATCATGTTGCCGGACAGGGCGTTGAGCCCGTAATACATGGCGTCCCCGCCCATGAAAAGCTCCTGCGTGACGAAGGGCACGAACACCGCCAGCGCCGATGTGGTGAGGCTGCGCTCGATCCTGATACGGTTAAGGCCCAGCGGCAGCGAGGACATCAGCCCGTCCTCCTGCTGGAAGTCCAGCCGGGTCAGGATGCAGTTGTGGGTCTGGGCGACGCTGGCCGACTGCGAAACGGCGATCTCCAGCTTTTGCTTCGTGGGCGCCAGATGCAGCATGAGGAAGGTCATATTGAACATTCGCTCGTTGCGGCTCTGTAGATCCTGCAAGAGATTTTTCGCCGCGCCGCCGTAGGTGGAGAGGTCGGAGGGGAGGATATCCAGATCGTAGCCGCTGCGGGCGGCCTTCTTCTGCTCCTGGATCTTCATAGCGTCCAGATCGGTGATCTTGCGCTTGACCATCTTGATGGCCTCGTTCTGGTTGATGCCGCGGACGTGCATGGTGATAAGAAGGTTTCCCTCCACATCCATGAAGTCCGTGAGGATACGGTCCTGGATCTCCGGGGCCAATATCTGCAAGAAGGACACCGCGCCGTACATTTCACCCATGCGAAAGCGCCGCGTCTCCCCAAACTCGAAGGAAGAAGGCGCGATAAAATCCTTCACGGACAGGCCGGAGGGCGCCAGCCAGTCCCATTCAAAGGCGAAGGGCTCCCCTTTGGGATGGAGGAGGCCGTGCAGCAGCGCCAGCCGCTCCTTGCCGTCCAGCACCTTTGCCGCCGCGCCCATGACCTTGAAGCGGTTCAGGGTGTCCGCCTCGATGCGGGAAAACCTTGCCCGCGCCGCCTGGATGCTCTCCGCCTCAATGGTCAGCGTGACATACTTGCTTTTCACATAGCCGTTGCTGCCGCGCTCATACTGTGTTTGCAGGATGCCGGAGGCCTCGGCGCGGATCCCGTCCAGATCGTCCCCCTGGGCCGCCATGCGGAACAGGTCCCCGCCGCCGGCCTTGTGGCTGCTGCTCAGGGTCATTTGCACGCCGATGGAGGGGTCATAGCCGTTATAGAAGTCGCAGAGGCGTTCAAAGATATCCCGCTGATCATCCGGTCCCGCCAGACGGTAGCTGACGTCGGCGTAGGCGATGGTTTTGGAAAAATGCCGGTCGTCCAGACGGCACAGGCCGTCCGGGTGCATATTGCGGAAGGGGAGGCTTGCCTGTACGGTGTGATTCTTGCCGTCCCCCTTGGCCTGCCGGATGACGGCCTCGATCTGCTTTCGCTCCTGCCGGGTGAGCCTGCGCCGGCCCTTGCCTCTTTTCCCCGCGCCGGAGGCGATCCGCCCCACCGTCCGCTCCAGCTCCGCCTGCTTTTCCAAAGCGGAATAGGCATTGTTTGTCTGATAGACACGCTTTTTCGGACGGATGAATTTGCACTGGATCAGATTGCCCAGCAGCGCCTCCGGGGTCTGCCCGTTCTTCTCATACAGGGCAAACAGGAAAAAGGGCAGCATCACAAGGATCATGCACAGCGCCGCCGGCGTCGTACCCATGCTGCCCTTGCTCAAAAAGAAAAGCGGCACTCCCGCAAGCGCCGCCGATCCGAAACACACAAGCTGCCGCTTCGTCAGTCCGAACAGCATCTTGCTCTTGATTTTTGTCAGGTCCTTCGGGACCGTTACGTATGCCAATGGTTCACATCCTTTCCGCAAGCCGGATATCGCTTGCAACTTCATTTCCCCACACATCCCAGCCGGGCGGTGAGGCTCTTGCGAACAGCTCAATGCGGGGCACGTCCCCCCATGAGGGCTTCGATCCGCCGCCGCGCCTCCTCCGGTTTCTGGCTGTGCCGTTCCACATGGGAGAGGATGACCTGCTTCACATCCCGCGCCGCCCGCTTCGGGCGTCCGCGGGTCGCCAGCAGGCAGATCTCCGCGTTGGCCCGCGTCCAGTAGCCCATGCCGGTGAACAGGCCGTCCGACTTCCGGCACTGCTTGATCCAGACGAAGGCCACGGTCTTGAAGGTGAAGCCCCAGGCGTCCATGACGCCCCAGGCCTCCCGCAGCATGGGGAAGGTGATCCAGAGAAACAGGGCGCAGTCCTTGTCCGCCAGTTCCCCCACTGGCAGGGCCTTGATGGCCGCTATGTCCATGGTGGGGTAATGGCTCTCGGCGCTGCGTCCCGCGCCCTTCTTACTCCAGACCTTATAGGCCCAGGGCGGATCCGCGTAGATGACCTTGTATTTTTTCATGGCCGCCTCCCGTCAATGCGCCCCGAACAGGCTCTTTGCGAGGCTGCCGGTGCGAAACAGCGTGTAGCACAGCAGCACCGTATAGCCCAGGCACTCCCAGATCGCCACGGTGATATCATCCCCCACGGCGATATTCTGCACCAGCACCGCGTAGATGCCGACGCAGACCATAATGAGAAACGCCTGGAAGCCCAGGGCCAGCAGGGACTTCAAATAGTTCTGCCCCGTCTGGCCCCACTCCCGGTTGGCCATCGTGGCAAAGGGGATCGGCCCCACGGATACGGTTAAGTACACCTCGATCATTCTTCCGTAGATCACAAGGAAGATGGCGATGGTGAGGATATGGGAGCAGAGGCCCACAAAAATGCTCTGAAACCACAGGCCCAGCAAAGAACCGATGCTCCAGTCCGCCAGGGTCGTTTCCAAATTGCCGACCACGCCGGAAATGTCGATCCCCGCGTCAGAGATGATGACGCCGGCGCTCTGGCTGACCACGCTCTGCGCCACGTCGAATACCGCCATGACGATGTTCCAGGTATTGGTGACGATGAGCACCGCGCAGAAGGTCTTGAAGATCCACTTCCAGAAAAGCCAGGTGTCAAAATCGTGGAGATTATTCTTTTCCACGATGAGCTGGATCAGCTCGTAGCACATGACGAAGGTGAGGATGATGCCGGCGATGGGAACGATGACCGTTTCAGAGAGACCGCGGATCATGTTGAAGATGCCGCCGTTCCAGCCGGCCGGCGTCATGCCCACCTCGCCGGCGATCTCGCCCACCTTCGTATTCACGGTGTCAAAGGTCCCGGAGAGGTTGGAGATGATGCCGTCGATCAGCAGCTCCTTGAACCACTCCTGGATCATTTCAATTATCACGGGTGGTCACACCTCCTTTCGGGGGCTCCCGCCGTGAAACGGGAGCCTCCGGACGGGATGGTCCTGCCGCCGCTCAGCCAAGCAGGCCGGACAGCAGAGGGATCAGGGTCACGCCGATCAGGGCGACGCCGCCGCCCGCGACAAGCTGCTTGACGCCCTGCGATTTGGCCGCGGGGTTATCCTGGCCGTAGCCTTCCAGAAGGTTGATGCCGCCCCACACGCAAAGGCCGCCGCCCAGGGCGATCACGAGGGTCTGTAATACGTCGATGGCACTGTTGAAGAACTCCATAAATCATGTTTCCTTTCGTTTTGTAGAATTGTTGTCGGGTTCGTCTGTCAGGTCTTTTGCGCTCAATTCGTACATATCGAAAGGCTCGTCCGGCTTCACGATGGCCGGTCTGCGCTTCATGTACCGTTCTACGTCAAAGACGTTCTTCTTGTCGGCGTCGGACAGGTATTTGTAGCGGGGATGCTTTGTCAGGTCGTACTTGTCGCTGAAAAACGGGCGCACGCCCCGAAGCTGCAAAATACACTTGCCGCCGTCCATGACCGCGATCTCGTCCTGGGTCATCAACTCCTTTCCCAATTTCTGATAGCTGAGGCCGTGAGAGGTCTGCGCGCCGCGATTTTCGGACTGGTTCAGGCTGTCGATGGTCTCCTTGCCCAGCAGCTCCGAAATCTCTTTCAGCGTGGACTTCTCCTTGCCTCCCAAAAACAAGGTGACGTCGCAGTTGCCGACAATGGTATCTGCCGCGTCCTTGTAGATGGTCTTTAACTGGCTTTGCGACTGCAAAATAATAGAAGCCGATATCTCACGGCTTCGGATGGTGGCGATCAACTTATCAAAGTTCGGTATCTGGCCGATGTTGGCAAACTCGTCCAAGAGACACCGCACATGGACAGGCAGCCGCCCGTTATAGAAGTCGTCCGCCTTGTCGCAGAGCAGGTTGAAAAGCTGGCTTTGCAGCATGGCGATGACGAAATTGAAGGTGGTATCCGTATCGCTCATAATGAGGAACAGCGCCGTTTTCCGGTCGCCCATCGTGTCAAGCTCCAATTCATCCTCCGTCATAATGTCCCGCAGCTCCTTGATATCGAAGGGAGACAGGCGGGCGCCGCAGCTCACCAAAATACTTTTGAGTGTCTTGCCGGCCGCCATTTTGAACTTGACATATTGCTTGACGGCGAAGTGCTCCGGCTGCGCCTGCGCCAGCTCGTCAAAGAGGATATCCACTGGGCTTTTATAGGTCTCGTCGTCCTCTCTGGCCTCGCAGGCGTTGATGAGCTCCAGCAGGGTGATGAGGTTTTTTTCCTCCGGCTCCGCCTCATACCAGATGTAGCCGATCAGGGCGCAGTATAACAGGCGTTCGGCCTTGATCCAAAAATCTTCGGAGGATTTTTCGCCGTCGCCCTTCGTGTTGGCGATGATGACATTGACCAGCTTGAGGATATCCTTCTCGGAGCGCACATAGGCCAGCGGATTATATTTCATGCTCTTGGAAAAGTTGATGGTGTTCAGGACCTTGATGCGGTAGGGCTCATAGACGACCTTGCCGTGCTTATCCCGTACCGGCTTTCCGTTCTCGTCCCGCTTCGGCCCGCCATGCGCCAGGAGTTTTCCCGTCTCCCGAAGGAGCTGCCCTTTGGGATCGGTGACCACATAGGAGCTGTGCATTTGGAGCAGGGACGGCTTGACAAAGAACCTTGTCTTGCCGCTGCCGGAGCCGCCGATGACCAGGATATTTTTGTTTCTCGCCGTTTTCGGATCCTTCGGTCGGCTGGTCATGGTGAGGCTTTCCGTCCGGGTCAGAGGGATGTTCCAATCGGGAACGGGGTCTATGTAGGGCGCGATATCCTCCGGCCGGCCCCATCTCGCGCTGCCGTACTCAACGCCACGGCGATATTTCTTCGCGTTTTTCGCTTTCAGGTACACCGCCAGCCGGACGAGCGCTGCCCCGGCAACGCCCAGCAGCAGGTCCAGAGGATGCAGGCTGAGCCAGAGGGAGGCGAAGGCCTCGGTGAAGCCCTGGGCGATACGAAGCAGCTTTTCCGAAGCGTCCGCCCCCGGTGAGAGCCGGACCGCCTGACAGAGCTTGTCAAAGAGCCAGGCGAACAGCAGATACGGAAAGTTCGGCAGCAGGGCCTTTTTCAGCTTTTCCGTCATCGTTCCAGCCCCCGGTCCCTGTTTTTGACCTTCTCGCCCCGCTCCAGCTCCTGCCGCTTCGTCTGCTCCTTGGCCTTGGTCAGCCGTTTGCGGATGGAGGGCTTTTTCTCCTTCGCCAGATTCTTTGCGGAGAACTCGCGGAAGGCCGCCGTCACCGCGTCGGCGTCCCTGCCCTTGAAGAACACCAGGTAGCGGGGGATCTCCCCGGTGGTATCTTTTTTCAGGGCAAAGTCGATGCCGTACTTCTTCGCCGTGGCGGAGAACGCCTTGATATTCTGATCCGTGATCTCGATATTGGACACGCCGGCCCCATGCTTCATAAGCTGCCGGAGGGTCTGCTTGCCGTGCCGGAGTTGAGGATCATTCTTGTTCTTTTCCATATCCGCCAGCACCTTCTTCATGGCCTGCTGCAAGAGCTGGGCGGTCATTTTTCCGGTCTCCACACAAAGCGCAAGGGTTTTCTGCGTGATTTCTTCCTGCAAGGCGTTCACCTCCGATCTCCGCTGCCGTACAGGTCATGGCTGACAAGGGATGTGTAGTAGCTGTCCATCGTGACCGGCGCGTTATACAGCGCCGCCAGCAGGTACTTCTTGATATTGCGGACATAGGTGGTATTCTCCCGCATCCGTTCCAGCACATACTCAATGTGGGAGCTGTCGATCTTCAAGAACCGGGACTTCACCACCTCGGCGGGGTAGTCGTCCCCGGCGATACGGATCATCTCCCGGTTGGAGCAGACGGTATCCACCATGAGCTCCACCAGCTCGTCCAGGCGGTCCCTGTCCAGCTTTTCATCCTGGGTAAGGATATCGTAGTCGATATTCTCCAAAATGATCTCCCGGCAGCTCTCGCGCTCCCGCATCCTGTCCCGTCCGATCCTGCTTTTTTCTCTGGGGGTAGGGGGACTTGATGGGATAGGACTTGATCCTTGCGTAATTGATAATTCTTTATTTTGTTCTTTAGTATTTAATTGGGCGGGGTTCTCCTGAATTGGGGCATCCAACATTGGCTTCACCTGTATTGGATTTTCCCGTATAGGTTTTTCCCGGATAGGCGCGGGCGTCTGTGCCGGTTCCTTCGGCTGCTCCAAAATGGTGTACTCGATGGAGCCAAGCTGCCCGTTCTCGTTGCGGACGCGCGCCCGGACGAGATAGCCGTGCGCCTCCAGCTCCCGGATCCCGCCGCTGATGCTGTCAATGCCGTCCTTGCAGATGCGGGCAAGCCCCTTCATGGTGTAGTCCCAGTCCTCCGGCAGCGACAGCATGAGGGACAGCAGTCCCTTCGCTTTCAGGGACAGCGACCTGTCCCGCAGGTGGTAGTTGGACATGACCGTGTAATCTCTGGTCTTTTCGATGCGGAAAACTGCCATATCCGGCGCCTCCTTTCTCTGGTTTTGAAAAGTGTTGATTTTGGCGCAAAAAAGCCCCTGTCCTGCCTCTCGGACGCTTCACATGGGAAAACACCCACGCCGCCCTTTAAGCGGCGCTCTGAGAGGAAAAAAACAGAGGTTTTCGCACCCTAATTGATACATTTTTCAGGTGGGTATAGGCACGGATATGAAAAAACGCCATAGGGCGGCTGCCTATGGCGTGAGGGCAGGAAAAGGGCGCTGATGTGAAAATCAGCGCCCTTCGTGCCTGTCAGTATGAGATTTTTTGACTTCGTACCGTGTTCCCTGCCTTTGAAAACATTGATTTTACTGACTTTCTTATGTTTTCTTATTAGGAGGCGAGGGACGCAAGGCGTTTTTTTATTCTTCTTTTTCAAACTGACTGTTGTAAAGCCGCGCGTAAAACCCGTTTTTTTCCAGCAGCTTTCGATGCGTTCCCTGCTCTACGATATGTCCGTCTTTCATGACAAGGATCAGGTCCGCCTCGCGGATCGTCGACAGGCGGTGCGCCACCACAAAGCTCGTCCGCCCCTCCATCAGCTTTTCAAACGCCCTTTGTATTTGCATTTCCGTACGCGTGTCTATGCTGCTCGTCGCTTCGTCCAGGATCAGCATAGGCGGCCTTACGAGCATAACGCGCGCGATACACAAGAGCTGCTTTTGCCCTTGCGAGATATTGCCCCCGTCCTCTGCAATAATGGTGTCGTAACCGTTTTCAAGGCGCATGATAAATCCATGCGCATGCGCCGCTTTGGCGGCGGCAATGATTTCATCTTCCGTTGCCTGCGGTTTTCCATAGGCGATGTTATCGCGCACGCTTCCGGCAAACAGCCACGTTTCCTGCAGCACCATCCCGTACATGCTCCGCATACTGTCGCGCGTGATGGTCCTAATATCCGTTCCGTCAATACTGATCGTTCCCTTGTCCACATCATAAAACCGCATCAGCAGATTGATGATCGTCGTCTTGCCGCTTCCTGTCGGGCCTACGATCGCCACCCGTTCGCCCGATTTCGTAACCAGGCTGAGTCCCTCGATCAGCTTTCGGTCAGGCGTATACGAAAAGGATACGTTTTCAAGGCTTACCCTGCCTTCGCTGGTTTTCAGTACCACCGCATCCGGACTGTCCGGTGTTTCTTCCGGTTCGTCGAGTATCTCAAATACCCGCCTTGCGGATGCAAACGCATTTTGCAGCTCCGTCACTACGCCGGATATTTCGTTAAACGGCTTGGTGTATTGGTTGGCATAAATCAGGAAGCTTGACAATTGCCCGATAGAAATACCGCCGCCAATCGAGCTCAGCGCCCCCGCAATGCCCACCGCCGCATATACGATTGCGTTGACAAACCGCGTGCACGGATTGGTCAGAGAGGAATAAAATTGTGAACGGAGGCCAAAATAATAAAGCCTGCCGTTGATTTCTTCAAACTGCTTTTGCGCCTTATCCTCATATCCGAACGCCTTTACGACTTTCTGGTTGCCGACCATTTCCTCCACGTATGCGCCGATCTCGCCGCGCACTTCCGCCTGCTTGCGGAACATGTTAAAAGAACGCTTGGCAATAAAGGACGCCACAAAGAAAGAGAGCGGCGTGACCAAAATCACCACCAGGGCGATAGGTATGCTGATGGACAGCATAAAGAGCAGCGTTCCCACGATCGTCACAACGCCTGTAAAAAGCTGCGCAAAGCCTTGCAGCAGTCCGTCTGAAATCTGGTCAATGTCGTTGACTACCCTGCTGATCAGGTCCCCGTGCGCCCTGCCGTCAATCGTCCGCAGAGGAACTTTTGTCAGCTTATTGAAAATATCGATACGCAGGTCGCGGACCGTCCTGTAGGTTGCCTGATTCGTGCATAGCGTCATCAGCCACTGGAATAAGACAGATAGCCCGATTGCTACGCCCAGCGTCAATAAAATCGGTACAATCCCCGCAAAATCGACATTTCCCCGCCCCACGACCAGATCGACCGCCCGGCCGATCAACACGGGTGCCCATAAGGTCATCGCTACGTTGACGACCGCGCTGATCACCGCAAATACCAGGAATCCGCGGTACGGCTTTAAATATCTAAGCAAGCGTTTGATCACCGTCTTGTTCATTAGCCCACCTCGCTTTTCTCAAGCTGGGAAAGGCATATCTCGCGGTAAACCTCGTTCGTTTCAAATAATTCGTCATGCGTACCGATTCCGGCTACGCTCCCTTCGTCAAATACGATAATCTTATCCGCATTTCTGATTGTCGCCTGCCTCTGGGAAACCATGATTACCGTAATCCCCCGTCCAAACTGCCGGATCGCTTTCCTTAAAGCCGCGTCCGTCGCAAAATCAAGGGCTGACGCGCTGTCGTCCAGAATTAAAATCTGCGGATCGCCGACCAGCGCCCGCGCAATCGTAAGCCGCTGTTTTTGTCCGCCCGACAGGTTTTGCCCGCCCTGTAATATAGGAGTATCCAGCCCCTGCGGCATCTTTCCTACAAATTCCCAGGCCTGCGCAACTCTGAGCGCCTCGATGATTTCCTCATCCGTCGCCCGATCGTCGCGCCAGCGCATGTTGTCGCGTATCGTTCCCGTGAAAAGCACCGCGCGCTGGGGCACAATCCCGATCATTCCCCGCAAATCAGCAAAGGTATAATCCCGTACGTCTACTCCGTTCACGTACACCTTTCCCTGGGTTGCGTCATAAAAACGCGGAATCAGATTGACAAACGTAGACTTACCGCTTCCCGTACCACCGATCACGCCGATGGTCTGGCCTTTATAAATGCGTACCGAAACGTCCGTCAGCGCCGCCTGGGCCCCGCTCCCGCTATATGCGAACGAAACCCGTTCAAATTCGATCCTGGGAGCGCCCTGCTTTGCAGATACCTCTTTAAACGCGTTCCCGTCGTCGTTTAACGAGCTTTGCGTATCCAGCACCTCATTGACGCGCGCCGCCGAAGCCGAAGCCTTTGTGAAAATAACGACCAGGTTCGCCACCACGATTAAGGCCAGCAGGATCTGCGTCATGTAATTGACGAGCGCTATAATCTGTCCTTGTTCCAAATGCCCTGTATTTACCGCGCCGCCGCCAAACCAGATAATCGCCACGATCCCTAAATTGATGACCAGATACGTAAGAGGATTGAGCAGCGCCGAAATTTTCCCTACACGAATCGCCGCTTCCTTTTGCTCGTCCACCGTTTCCCCAAAACGTTTCTTTTCTTTTTCCTGTTTTGAAAACGCGCGTATGACGCGCGCGCCCGAAAGGTTTTCGCGCGTTAGTAGCGATACTCTGTCAAGAAGCTTCTGGATTGCGCGGTAAAAAGGTACGCTGCGGCTCATGATCAGGTATACGATGACCGCGACAATCACTGCGGCAACGAGGAAAATAATGGACATCTGCGCGTCGATGATCACCGCCATCACCGTTGCGCCGATTACCAAAAACGGCGCGCGGATCACCAGGCGGATGAGCATCGCGACGGCTACCTGCAATTGGTTGATGTCATTGGTAATGCGCGTAACTAAGGAGGGCGTTCCCAGCTTATCGATTTCCGCATGCGATAGGCTTCCAATATGCGCAAACATCGTGTTTCGAAGATCAGTTCCAAAGCCTTGCGAGGCTTTGGCCGCAAAAAACTGGCAGATGAGGGCGCACGTAAGGCCAATAGCCGCAAGCAGTATCATCACTCCGCCCATATGCCATACGTATTCGCTGTCATTGTTTTTAATGCCAATATCAATAATATTCGCCATAATCAGCGGTACAATCAGCTCAAGAACCGCTTCCGTCAGCTTGAATATCGGCCCCAGTATGACTTCTTTTTTGTAGTTTTTCAGGTATTTTGCCAGCTTTTGCATATCTGTATTATACCACACCTGCCACCCCCTTACACATCGCCTTAAAAAATTACCATATTAACAACAAAAGATAAAAACGCTGTCTTTTTTTATGCGTAAAATTATATTGATATTTTTTTAACAAATTGTTTATATATTTATATAGATTATTTTTATGAAAGGATAAGATGATTTATGGCAAGATTTACTTTACCCCGCGATCTGTATTTTGGTCCCGATGCGATTGAGGAGCTTTCCTGCCTGAAAGGCTATAAGAAAGCGATTATTGTCACCGGCGGAAGTTCCATGCAGAAATTTGGTTTTTTGGAAAAACTGGAGGGAATCCTGCATGATGCCGGACTTGAGACAAAACTCTTTGAGGGCGTGGAGCCCGATCCTTCTGTAGAAACGGTATACCGCGGCGCGCAGGCGATGCGTGAATTCGAGCCGGACGTCATCGTCTCCATCGGCGGCGGTTCT comes from Christensenellaceae bacterium and encodes:
- a CDS encoding multidrug ABC transporter ATP-binding protein codes for the protein MWYNTDMQKLAKYLKNYKKEVILGPIFKLTEAVLELIVPLIMANIIDIGIKNNDSEYVWHMGGVMILLAAIGLTCALICQFFAAKASQGFGTDLRNTMFAHIGSLSHAEIDKLGTPSLVTRITNDINQLQVAVAMLIRLVIRAPFLVIGATVMAVIIDAQMSIIFLVAAVIVAVIVYLIMSRSVPFYRAIQKLLDRVSLLTRENLSGARVIRAFSKQEKEKKRFGETVDEQKEAAIRVGKISALLNPLTYLVINLGIVAIIWFGGGAVNTGHLEQGQIIALVNYMTQILLALIVVANLVVIFTKASASAARVNEVLDTQSSLNDDGNAFKEVSAKQGAPRIEFERVSFAYSGSGAQAALTDVSVRIYKGQTIGVIGGTGSGKSTFVNLIPRFYDATQGKVYVNGVDVRDYTFADLRGMIGIVPQRAVLFTGTIRDNMRWRDDRATDEEIIEALRVAQAWEFVGKMPQGLDTPILQGGQNLSGGQKQRLTIARALVGDPQILILDDSASALDFATDAALRKAIRQFGRGITVIMVSQRQATIRNADKIIVFDEGSVAGIGTHDELFETNEVYREICLSQLEKSEVG
- a CDS encoding transposase, with translation MQEEITQKTLALCVETGKMTAQLLQQAMKKVLADMEKNKNDPQLRHGKQTLRQLMKHGAGVSNIEITDQNIKAFSATAKKYGIDFALKKDTTGEIPRYLVFFKGRDADAVTAAFREFSAKNLAKEKKPSIRKRLTKAKEQTKRQELERGEKVKNRDRGLER
- a CDS encoding conjugative transfer protein, encoding MEFFNSAIDVLQTLVIALGGGLCVWGGINLLEGYGQDNPAAKSQGVKQLVAGGGVALIGVTLIPLLSGLLG
- a CDS encoding DNA methyltransferase, coding for MKKYKVIYADPPWAYKVWSKKGAGRSAESHYPTMDIAAIKALPVGELADKDCALFLWITFPMLREAWGVMDAWGFTFKTVAFVWIKQCRKSDGLFTGMGYWTRANAEICLLATRGRPKRAARDVKQVILSHVERHSQKPEEARRRIEALMGGRAPH
- a CDS encoding transposase, which gives rise to MAVFRIEKTRDYTVMSNYHLRDRSLSLKAKGLLSLMLSLPEDWDYTMKGLARICKDGIDSISGGIRELEAHGYLVRARVRNENGQLGSIEYTILEQPKEPAQTPAPIREKPIRENPIQVKPMLDAPIQENPAQLNTKEQNKELSITQGSSPIPSSPPTPREKSRIGRDRMRERESCREIILENIDYDILTQDEKLDRDRLDELVELMVDTVCSNREMIRIAGDDYPAEVVKSRFLKIDSSHIEYVLERMRENTTYVRNIKKYLLAALYNAPVTMDSYYTSLVSHDLYGSGDRR
- a CDS encoding conjugal transfer protein TraG encodes the protein MTEKLKKALLPNFPYLLFAWLFDKLCQAVRLSPGADASEKLLRIAQGFTEAFASLWLSLHPLDLLLGVAGAALVRLAVYLKAKNAKKYRRGVEYGSARWGRPEDIAPYIDPVPDWNIPLTRTESLTMTSRPKDPKTARNKNILVIGGSGSGKTRFFVKPSLLQMHSSYVVTDPKGQLLRETGKLLAHGGPKRDENGKPVRDKHGKVVYEPYRIKVLNTINFSKSMKYNPLAYVRSEKDILKLVNVIIANTKGDGEKSSEDFWIKAERLLYCALIGYIWYEAEPEEKNLITLLELINACEAREDDETYKSPVDILFDELAQAQPEHFAVKQYVKFKMAAGKTLKSILVSCGARLSPFDIKELRDIMTEDELELDTMGDRKTALFLIMSDTDTTFNFVIAMLQSQLFNLLCDKADDFYNGRLPVHVRCLLDEFANIGQIPNFDKLIATIRSREISASIILQSQSQLKTIYKDAADTIVGNCDVTLFLGGKEKSTLKEISELLGKETIDSLNQSENRGAQTSHGLSYQKLGKELMTQDEIAVMDGGKCILQLRGVRPFFSDKYDLTKHPRYKYLSDADKKNVFDVERYMKRRPAIVKPDEPFDMYELSAKDLTDEPDNNSTKRKET
- a CDS encoding sugar ABC transporter ATP-binding protein yields the protein MNKTVIKRLLRYLKPYRGFLVFAVISAVVNVAMTLWAPVLIGRAVDLVVGRGNVDFAGIVPILLTLGVAIGLSVLFQWLMTLCTNQATYRTVRDLRIDIFNKLTKVPLRTIDGRAHGDLISRVVNDIDQISDGLLQGFAQLFTGVVTIVGTLLFMLSISIPIALVVILVTPLSFFVASFIAKRSFNMFRKQAEVRGEIGAYVEEMVGNQKVVKAFGYEDKAQKQFEEINGRLYYFGLRSQFYSSLTNPCTRFVNAIVYAAVGIAGALSSIGGGISIGQLSSFLIYANQYTKPFNEISGVVTELQNAFASARRVFEILDEPEETPDSPDAVVLKTSEGRVSLENVSFSYTPDRKLIEGLSLVTKSGERVAIVGPTGSGKTTIINLLMRFYDVDKGTISIDGTDIRTITRDSMRSMYGMVLQETWLFAGSVRDNIAYGKPQATEDEIIAAAKAAHAHGFIMRLENGYDTIIAEDGGNISQGQKQLLCIARVMLVRPPMLILDEATSSIDTRTEMQIQRAFEKLMEGRTSFVVAHRLSTIREADLILVMKDGHIVEQGTHRKLLEKNGFYARLYNSQFEKEE